A portion of the Bacteroides faecium genome contains these proteins:
- a CDS encoding TlpA family protein disulfide reductase has product MMNSLKFSGLTAVAASFICCNMLAGTVDGNKVHLKGQLVDMGTTDVPMRFDGAASMLGESRNIMLKTDAEGNFDTVIELDKPAYFNINRNTVYLTPGDDLTIKITQNNGEAVFNGKGAEANVYMKGRLFPHGGSFLESGDNIRADFAATRTTIDSLARIRRAQLEALTNVSKDFKDMENARINADIVNSYLSYPSYSRLTSGVKDREQAMQKVDSFYNTLTEEVKERIKNLVDDRYLDVNVVRSVLSQVNAPYLASMKTWTEGIAFTPRIQALFNSSEYVNKLRQEVTNESLSEMKNFADNLQYKDFAVELNGMIVKASRLLKGQPAIDFELTDTAGVVRHLSDFKGKVLYVDFWATWCGPCIQESPHFESLSKEYAGKDVVFLPVSTDANKKAWKRFITAHKKELSQYNSVDKTMHSGWSIYYIPRFVLIDKDFNIVTAYASRPSNPEAKEMIDSLLK; this is encoded by the coding sequence ATGATGAATTCTTTGAAATTTTCTGGTTTGACAGCTGTTGCAGCTTCTTTTATCTGTTGCAATATGCTTGCTGGCACCGTAGATGGCAATAAGGTGCATCTCAAAGGGCAACTGGTGGACATGGGAACTACTGATGTTCCGATGCGCTTTGACGGGGCTGCTTCTATGCTGGGCGAAAGTCGTAATATCATGTTGAAAACGGATGCGGAAGGTAACTTCGACACTGTCATTGAACTTGATAAGCCTGCCTATTTTAATATAAACCGTAACACGGTATATCTGACTCCGGGTGATGATTTGACTATAAAAATCACACAGAATAATGGGGAAGCGGTGTTCAATGGAAAGGGAGCGGAAGCGAACGTATATATGAAAGGGCGTCTTTTCCCGCATGGCGGGTCTTTCCTTGAAAGTGGAGATAATATACGTGCTGATTTTGCCGCTACGCGGACTACTATCGACAGTCTGGCACGTATCCGGCGTGCACAGTTGGAAGCTTTGACAAACGTAAGCAAGGACTTCAAGGATATGGAGAATGCGCGTATCAATGCGGATATTGTAAACAGCTATTTGTCTTATCCTTCTTATTCCCGGCTTACTTCTGGAGTGAAGGATCGGGAGCAGGCTATGCAGAAAGTCGATTCTTTTTACAATACTCTGACTGAAGAGGTAAAGGAGCGGATTAAAAACTTGGTTGATGACAGGTATCTGGATGTGAATGTGGTGCGTAGTGTGCTGAGCCAGGTGAATGCTCCTTATTTGGCTTCTATGAAAACATGGACGGAAGGCATTGCTTTTACTCCGCGTATTCAAGCTTTGTTCAATTCTTCCGAATATGTAAATAAGTTGCGTCAGGAAGTGACAAATGAGTCGTTGTCTGAGATGAAGAATTTTGCCGATAATCTGCAGTATAAGGATTTTGCGGTCGAACTGAATGGCATGATAGTAAAGGCGAGCCGATTACTGAAAGGACAGCCGGCCATTGACTTTGAACTGACTGATACGGCGGGAGTTGTCCGCCATCTTTCCGATTTCAAGGGGAAAGTGCTCTATGTTGATTTTTGGGCTACATGGTGTGGCCCGTGTATTCAGGAATCTCCTCATTTCGAGTCGTTAAGTAAAGAATATGCTGGTAAGGATGTTGTTTTCCTGCCGGTTTCAACGGATGCGAACAAGAAAGCGTGGAAACGGTTCATTACCGCACATAAAAAAGAGCTTAGCCAATATAACAGTGTTGATAAGACAATGCACAGCGGCTGGTCTATTTATTATATTCCCCGTTTTGTCCTGATTGACAAGGATTTTAATATAGTCACTGCTTATGCGTCCCGCCCTTCTAACCCGGAAGCGAAAGAAATGATTGATTCATTGCTGAAATAA
- the metK gene encoding methionine adenosyltransferase → MGYLFTSESVSEGHPDKVADQISDAVLDKLLAYDPSSKVACETLVTTGQVVLAGEVKTKAYVDLQFIAREVIKKIGYTKGEYMFESNSCGVLSAIHEQSPDINRGVERQDPMEQGAGDQGMMFGYATNETENYMPLSLDLAHRILQVLADIRREGKVMTYLRPDAKSQVTIEYDDNGTPVRIDTIVVSTQHDDFIQPEDDSQAAQLKADEEMLSIIRRDVIEILMPRVIASIHHDKVLALFNDKIVYHVNPTGKFVIGGPHGDTGLTGRKIIVDTYGGKGAHGGGAFSGKDPSKVDRSAAYAARHIAKNMVAAGVADEMLVQVSYAIGVARPINIFVDTYGRSHVNMTDGEIARIIDQLFDLRPKAIEERLKLRNPIYQETAAYGHMGREPQVVTKKFSSRYEGEKTVDVELFTWEKLDYVDKIKAAFAL, encoded by the coding sequence ATGGGATACTTATTTACATCCGAATCGGTGTCAGAAGGACACCCCGACAAGGTAGCCGATCAAATATCGGATGCCGTGCTTGACAAACTGTTGGCTTACGACCCCAGTTCGAAAGTAGCTTGCGAAACACTAGTGACTACCGGGCAAGTGGTGCTAGCGGGTGAAGTGAAAACAAAAGCGTACGTTGATCTCCAGTTCATCGCACGCGAAGTGATTAAGAAAATCGGCTATACCAAGGGAGAGTACATGTTCGAAAGTAACTCTTGTGGTGTATTGTCCGCTATTCATGAGCAAAGCCCCGATATCAACCGTGGTGTAGAGCGTCAGGATCCGATGGAACAGGGCGCGGGCGACCAAGGTATGATGTTCGGCTACGCAACAAATGAAACGGAAAACTACATGCCGCTTTCTCTTGATTTGGCACACCGCATTCTGCAAGTGCTGGCTGATATCCGTCGTGAAGGCAAGGTGATGACTTATCTCCGTCCCGATGCGAAAAGCCAGGTTACTATCGAATATGACGACAACGGAACCCCTGTCCGCATTGATACAATTGTTGTTTCTACGCAACATGATGACTTTATCCAGCCGGAAGATGACTCGCAAGCCGCTCAGTTGAAAGCTGACGAAGAAATGTTGTCTATCATCCGCCGTGATGTGATTGAGATTCTGATGCCTCGTGTGATTGCTTCTATCCATCATGACAAGGTATTGGCATTGTTCAATGATAAGATTGTCTATCATGTCAATCCTACCGGAAAGTTTGTTATCGGTGGCCCTCACGGAGATACCGGTCTGACAGGTCGTAAGATTATCGTTGATACTTACGGTGGCAAGGGTGCTCACGGTGGCGGTGCTTTCTCAGGAAAAGATCCTAGCAAGGTAGACCGCAGCGCGGCTTATGCGGCACGCCATATCGCTAAGAACATGGTGGCTGCAGGAGTAGCAGACGAAATGCTTGTACAGGTAAGTTATGCTATTGGTGTGGCTCGTCCGATTAACATATTTGTGGATACTTATGGCCGTTCTCATGTGAATATGACTGATGGCGAAATTGCCCGTATCATTGATCAGTTGTTCGACCTTCGTCCGAAAGCTATTGAGGAACGTTTAAAGCTCCGTAATCCTATTTATCAGGAAACTGCCGCTTATGGTCATATGGGACGTGAACCGCAAGTGGTTACGAAGAAATTCTCTTCCCGTTATGAGGGTGAGAAAACGGTAGACGTTGAGCTCTTTACATGGGAAAAGCTTGATTATGTTGATAAAATTAAAGCCGCTTTCGCTCTGTAA
- a CDS encoding tetratricopeptide repeat protein — MEARPDSALFILESISSPQKLPRTDRALYALLLTQAKYKNYIPLENDSLIKTAVEYYGDRKKSLYAAKAHYYWGATYRDMGYTSFAVEEYLTAIRLMPVKDEFLAMIYDNLAECYEEEDLSSVAAEAYRSAYQILKGKSEQIYPLRGIARTFLLQNEKDSALYYYEYALDCALADQDSNLIGALYHDLAMVYSEEKDYIQADRYISKAIAIMDYNRSFNACLLKAKVMLNLNKIDSASYFYCRNIDQLDIYGKVACYDGMYQVAKKKGEWKVAAENIDAYKILYDSIQVIADNEELNRLMDKHQLEEHKRVLSERTKILIGSLIVAFLSLMVICVFSFMWNDRKRKKRYIALQHELTQKRVDTMLLKEEDVSESNKELVNKKMSELREQQFQLCVSVFQNTDYYSKMEALEKATPKQLLVMRNLRAEMHAVICKTFIDVMTNLQECCPTLTHDDLFYCILSKLHCSKTVIMELMDTTSDALKTRKNRIKNKMDAGMFEYVFSIDNL, encoded by the coding sequence ATGGAAGCACGTCCTGATAGTGCGTTATTTATATTGGAATCTATTTCTTCCCCACAAAAACTACCACGTACTGATAGGGCGCTTTATGCGTTGTTACTTACGCAAGCGAAGTATAAGAATTATATTCCTTTAGAGAATGATTCGTTGATAAAAACGGCTGTTGAGTACTATGGCGATAGAAAAAAGAGTTTGTATGCTGCAAAGGCTCATTATTATTGGGGAGCTACTTATCGGGATATGGGGTATACTTCTTTTGCTGTAGAAGAATACTTGACGGCAATTCGATTGATGCCTGTTAAAGATGAGTTCTTGGCGATGATATATGATAATTTGGCGGAATGCTATGAGGAAGAAGATTTGAGTAGTGTAGCAGCAGAGGCTTATCGCTCAGCTTATCAGATATTGAAAGGGAAAAGTGAACAAATATATCCACTGAGGGGTATTGCGCGTACATTTTTGTTGCAGAATGAGAAAGATAGTGCACTATACTATTATGAATATGCTCTTGATTGTGCATTGGCAGATCAAGATTCTAATCTGATAGGTGCACTTTATCATGATTTAGCTATGGTTTATAGTGAAGAAAAGGATTATATTCAAGCAGATAGATATATATCAAAAGCGATTGCAATAATGGATTATAATAGGTCTTTTAATGCTTGTTTATTAAAAGCAAAAGTTATGCTTAATTTGAATAAGATTGATTCTGCTAGCTATTTTTACTGCAGGAATATAGATCAGCTTGATATTTATGGTAAAGTTGCTTGTTATGACGGTATGTATCAGGTTGCGAAGAAAAAAGGTGAATGGAAGGTTGCAGCAGAAAATATTGATGCATATAAGATACTTTATGATTCAATTCAGGTGATTGCTGATAATGAGGAACTTAATCGACTTATGGATAAGCATCAATTGGAAGAGCATAAAAGAGTGTTGTCGGAGCGTACTAAAATATTAATTGGTAGTTTGATTGTTGCATTTCTTTCTTTGATGGTTATATGTGTTTTTTCCTTTATGTGGAATGATAGGAAACGAAAAAAGCGTTATATAGCTTTGCAACATGAGTTAACTCAAAAACGAGTAGATACTATGTTACTAAAAGAGGAAGACGTTTCTGAGTCCAATAAGGAACTTGTTAATAAGAAAATGTCCGAGTTGAGAGAACAACAGTTTCAATTATGTGTGTCTGTGTTTCAGAATACTGATTATTACAGTAAAATGGAAGCTTTGGAGAAAGCGACTCCTAAGCAATTATTAGTGATGCGTAATTTGAGAGCGGAGATGCACGCTGTTATATGCAAAACATTTATTGATGTGATGACGAATTTGCAAGAATGTTGTCCAACTTTAACTCATGACGATTTGTTTTATTGTATTCTTTCCAAACTTCATTGTTCCAAAACTGTTATTATGGAATTAATGGATACTACATCAGATGCTCTTAAAACACGTAAGAATCGTATTAAGAATAAAATGGATGCAGGGATGTTTGAATATGTATTTAGCATTGATAATCTGTAA
- a CDS encoding DUF3244 domain-containing protein: MKAKFLLLLLLTILLQVNTTSFAREMKSLRQIELRNKTQAQHRSIPIIPIAFVESPMVTIDLVIPVTSVTIIIKDAETEEVVYSSTDLNVQKVNINLAGEEKGKYIVEIQLPTETYAGEFELD, from the coding sequence ATGAAAGCTAAATTCTTACTTCTGTTATTGTTGACCATTTTACTTCAGGTAAACACAACTTCCTTTGCACGAGAAATGAAATCTTTGCGTCAGATTGAACTAAGAAATAAAACTCAGGCACAACATAGATCTATTCCTATTATACCTATTGCTTTTGTTGAAAGCCCAATGGTAACCATTGATCTTGTTATACCTGTTACTTCTGTAACAATCATCATAAAAGATGCAGAAACGGAAGAAGTTGTTTATTCATCTACTGATTTGAATGTACAAAAGGTTAATATTAATCTTGCAGGTGAAGAGAAAGGTAAGTATATTGTAGAAATACAACTTCCGACTGAAACCTATGCCGGAGAGTTTGAATTAGACTAA
- a CDS encoding TIGR00730 family Rossman fold protein, producing MNQINSVCVYSASSTKIDSVYFQAAEELGRLLAEHHIRLINGAGSIGLMCSVADAVLKNGGEVTGVIPHFMVEQNWHHTGLTELIEVESMHERKRKMANLSDGIIALPGGCGTLEELLEIITWKQLGLYLNPIIILNVNGFFDPLLEMLEKAIEENFMRQQHGDIWKVARTPEEAVELLYETPVWDVSIRKFAAI from the coding sequence ATGAACCAAATAAACTCCGTATGCGTATATAGTGCTTCCAGTACCAAGATAGATTCCGTCTACTTTCAAGCAGCCGAAGAACTCGGCCGTTTGCTTGCCGAACATCATATTCGTTTGATTAACGGAGCCGGTAGTATCGGATTGATGTGCTCTGTGGCAGATGCAGTCTTGAAGAATGGTGGAGAAGTGACCGGAGTAATCCCTCATTTTATGGTAGAGCAGAACTGGCATCATACAGGATTGACAGAACTGATTGAAGTGGAATCCATGCACGAGCGCAAGCGGAAGATGGCGAATTTGAGTGATGGCATCATTGCACTGCCGGGCGGATGCGGAACGCTTGAAGAACTGCTTGAGATTATTACCTGGAAGCAATTGGGATTATATCTTAATCCTATTATTATTCTCAATGTAAACGGGTTCTTTGATCCACTGCTGGAAATGCTGGAAAAGGCTATTGAGGAGAACTTTATGCGTCAACAGCATGGAGATATATGGAAAGTGGCCCGGACACCTGAAGAAGCCGTAGAATTGCTTTATGAGACTCCGGTGTGGGATGTTTCCATTCGTAAATTCGCAGCCATATGA
- a CDS encoding DUF4271 domain-containing protein: MIGDTLSIQRADTLPLFQQGQTASAKADSDSLQLTAAHTAQEVESGFEGTPIPYSPRTDDAISLTLLACFFLSSIALARGKRFLSQQVKDFVLHRERTSIFDSSTAADMRYLLVLVLQTCVLAGITFFNYFHDTCPALMNHVSPLLLLGIYVGLCLAYFLLKWLLYMFLGWTFFDENRTNLWLESYSTLIYYAGFALFPFVLFLVYFDLSLINLIVIGSIILIFAKILMFYKWIKLFFHQFSGLFLLIVYFCALEIVPCLLLYQGMIQMNNILLIKF, from the coding sequence ATGATAGGCGATACGCTAAGTATCCAACGCGCTGATACTCTGCCGCTATTCCAACAAGGGCAGACTGCCTCGGCAAAGGCGGATAGTGATAGTTTGCAATTGACTGCGGCTCATACTGCGCAGGAAGTTGAATCAGGCTTTGAGGGGACCCCTATCCCCTATTCTCCCCGTACGGATGACGCAATCTCGTTGACGTTGCTGGCTTGCTTCTTCCTTTCTTCCATCGCTTTGGCACGTGGAAAGAGATTTCTTTCGCAGCAAGTGAAAGACTTTGTGCTGCATCGGGAGCGGACGAGCATCTTTGATAGCTCCACGGCGGCTGACATGCGCTATCTTCTTGTACTCGTATTGCAAACCTGCGTGTTGGCAGGAATCACATTTTTTAATTATTTTCATGATACTTGTCCTGCTCTGATGAACCATGTGTCCCCTCTCCTTTTACTCGGAATTTATGTCGGTCTTTGCTTGGCATATTTCTTACTAAAATGGTTGCTTTACATGTTCTTGGGATGGACTTTTTTTGATGAAAATAGGACAAATCTATGGTTGGAATCTTATTCTACACTCATATATTATGCTGGATTTGCCCTTTTCCCGTTCGTACTTTTTCTAGTTTATTTTGATCTAAGTCTTATCAATTTGATTGTAATTGGTTCAATTATTCTAATTTTCGCTAAAATATTGATGTTTTATAAGTGGATAAAGCTTTTTTTTCATCAATTTAGTGGCCTTTTCCTTTTAATTGTGTACTTTTGCGCTCTAGAAATAGTACCTTGTCTGCTACTCTACCAAGGTATGATTCAAATGAACAATATTTTGCTAATAAAATTTTAG
- a CDS encoding uroporphyrinogen-III synthase — translation MKITKVLVSQPKPASEKSPYYDIAERYGVKIDFRPFIKVESLSAKEFRQQKISILDHTAVIFTSRHAIDHFFSLCTEMRVAIPETMKYFCVTEAVALYIQKYVQYRKRKIFFGATGKIEDLVPSIVKHKTEKYLVPMSDVHNDDVKNLLDKNGIQHTEAVMYRTVSNDFTSEEEFDYDMLVFFSPAGVTSLKKNFPDFNQKEIKIGTFGSTTAQAVRDAGLRLDLEAPTVQAPSMTAALDMFIKENNK, via the coding sequence TTGAAAATTACAAAAGTACTAGTGTCGCAGCCTAAGCCTGCGTCAGAGAAATCTCCCTATTACGACATAGCTGAGAGGTATGGCGTAAAAATAGATTTCCGGCCGTTTATTAAGGTTGAAAGTCTTTCGGCGAAAGAATTTCGGCAACAGAAAATTTCGATTCTCGACCACACTGCCGTTATATTCACTTCGCGTCATGCTATTGACCACTTTTTCAGTTTATGTACCGAAATGCGTGTCGCTATTCCCGAGACAATGAAGTATTTCTGCGTGACGGAGGCGGTGGCATTGTACATCCAGAAGTATGTACAGTACCGCAAGCGTAAAATCTTCTTTGGCGCTACCGGAAAGATTGAAGATCTCGTTCCTTCCATCGTGAAGCACAAGACAGAGAAATACCTCGTCCCAATGTCGGACGTACACAATGATGATGTGAAAAATCTGCTCGACAAGAATGGTATTCAGCATACAGAAGCTGTGATGTACCGTACGGTGAGCAACGACTTCACGTCAGAAGAAGAGTTTGATTATGATATGTTGGTGTTCTTCAGCCCGGCAGGAGTGACTTCTTTGAAGAAAAACTTCCCCGATTTTAATCAGAAAGAGATTAAGATCGGAACTTTCGGTTCCACTACCGCACAAGCTGTACGTGATGCCGGACTTCGTCTGGACCTTGAAGCGCCTACGGTGCAGGCTCCGTCAATGACTGCCGCACTTGACATGTTTATCAAGGAAAACAATAAATAA
- the rnpA gene encoding ribonuclease P protein component — protein MGIYTLCKAERLNSKIQIGKMFEGGVSKSFSIFPIRVVYMPVEQGEVSASILISVSKRRFKRAVKRNRVKRQIREAYRKNKEFLIGELQRREQRLAIAFIYLSDELIATAELEEKMKIALLRISEKLSS, from the coding sequence GTGGGTATATATACTTTGTGCAAAGCCGAAAGGCTGAACAGTAAAATACAGATCGGAAAGATGTTTGAGGGCGGCGTTTCGAAGTCGTTTTCCATCTTTCCGATACGTGTTGTATATATGCCCGTCGAACAAGGCGAGGTCTCGGCTTCCATACTGATCAGCGTATCGAAACGGCGGTTCAAACGGGCGGTAAAGCGCAATCGGGTGAAACGTCAGATACGTGAAGCCTACCGGAAAAACAAAGAATTTCTGATAGGTGAGCTGCAACGCCGGGAACAGCGTCTGGCTATCGCCTTTATCTATCTGTCGGACGAGCTTATAGCTACTGCCGAATTGGAAGAGAAAATGAAAATAGCGCTTTTGCGCATCTCCGAAAAACTATCCTCATGA
- the yidD gene encoding membrane protein insertion efficiency factor YidD: MWVSVKGFLSRMFSLLLLIPIYFYRICISPLTPPSCRFTPTCSAYAVEAIKKHGPVKGFYLTVRRILRCHPWGGSGYDPVP; encoded by the coding sequence ATGTGGGTATCTGTGAAAGGATTTTTAAGCAGGATGTTTTCGCTCCTGTTACTTATCCCCATCTATTTTTACCGGATTTGTATATCTCCGCTGACACCCCCTTCATGCCGGTTTACGCCGACCTGCTCGGCTTATGCAGTCGAAGCGATTAAGAAGCATGGCCCCGTGAAAGGGTTTTATCTGACTGTGCGGCGTATCCTGCGATGTCACCCCTGGGGTGGCTCCGGCTATGACCCTGTGCCTTGA
- a CDS encoding TatD family hydrolase — translation MEGKMIDTILDIHTHRQEADSESKSIINYRLLEDSSFQEDCYYSVGIHPWKLTVANFDRQLDFLIEQLPNKQVVAIGEAGLDKLTEASMALQTLAFVMQIQLSETYGLPLIIHCVKAMEQLLAAKKRFQPKQPWIWHGFRGKPEQATQLLKQGFYLSLGEHYPDETMKLIPDERLFLETDESSLDIEDILCRAAEVRGVGVKALRETIRRNIQNVFFKA, via the coding sequence ATGGAAGGAAAGATGATTGATACTATTCTGGATATTCATACTCATAGACAGGAAGCCGATTCTGAAAGTAAATCCATCATCAATTATCGGTTATTGGAAGATTCGTCTTTTCAAGAAGACTGTTATTATTCTGTCGGTATCCATCCATGGAAGCTGACAGTGGCTAATTTCGACCGACAACTTGATTTTCTTATCGAACAATTGCCGAATAAACAGGTAGTGGCTATAGGAGAGGCCGGGCTGGATAAACTGACAGAGGCTTCGATGGCGCTTCAGACACTGGCATTTGTAATGCAGATACAACTGTCTGAAACATACGGTTTGCCGTTGATAATCCACTGTGTGAAAGCGATGGAGCAACTTTTGGCAGCAAAGAAGCGGTTTCAACCCAAGCAACCTTGGATATGGCACGGCTTCCGGGGAAAGCCTGAGCAGGCGACACAGTTGCTGAAACAGGGATTCTATCTCTCATTAGGCGAACATTATCCCGATGAAACAATGAAGCTGATACCCGACGAACGCTTATTTTTGGAGACAGACGAAAGTTCGCTTGATATTGAAGACATCCTGTGCCGGGCAGCCGAAGTGCGTGGAGTGGGAGTGAAGGCATTGCGCGAGACAATCCGTAGAAATATTCAAAATGTCTTTTTTAAGGCGTAA
- the tyrS gene encoding tyrosine--tRNA ligase — protein sequence MNFVEELRWRGMLQDIMPGTEELLSKEQVTAYIGFDPTADSLHIGHLCSVMILRHFQRCGHKPLVLIGGATGMIGDPSGKSAERNLLTEDTLHLNMEGMKKQLSKFLNFDSDAPNHAEMVNNYDWMKEFSFLDFVREVGKHITVNYMMAKDSVKRRLNGEARDGLSFTEFTYQLLQGYDFLHLYETKGCKLQMGGSDQWGNITTGAELIRRTNGGEVFALTSPLITKADGGKFGKTESGNIWLDPRYTSPYKFYQFWLNVSDADAERYIKIFTSIEKEEIEALIAEHQAAPHLRILQKRLAKEVTVMVHSEEDYNAAVDASNILFGNATSDALRKLDEDTLLAVFEGVPQFEISRDALVEGVKAVDLFVDNAAVFASKGEMRKLVQGGGVSLNKEKLAAFDQVITTADLLDEKYLLVQRGKKNYYLLIAK from the coding sequence ATGAATTTTGTAGAAGAATTGAGATGGCGTGGCATGTTGCAGGACATCATGCCGGGAACGGAAGAGTTGTTGAGCAAAGAACAGGTGACAGCATATATCGGTTTTGACCCGACAGCCGATTCTTTGCACATCGGTCACCTTTGCAGTGTGATGATTTTGCGCCATTTCCAGCGTTGCGGACATAAGCCGTTGGTGCTGATCGGCGGTGCTACGGGTATGATCGGTGACCCTTCCGGGAAGTCGGCAGAACGGAATTTGCTGACAGAGGATACCTTGCATCTCAACATGGAAGGCATGAAGAAACAGTTGAGCAAGTTCCTTAACTTTGATTCTGATGCACCCAATCATGCGGAAATGGTGAACAACTACGACTGGATGAAAGAGTTCAGCTTCCTTGATTTTGTCCGTGAAGTAGGGAAACATATCACCGTGAACTATATGATGGCGAAAGATTCTGTAAAACGTCGTCTGAATGGTGAGGCGCGTGACGGATTGTCATTTACTGAGTTCACTTATCAGTTGCTTCAAGGATATGACTTCCTTCATTTATATGAAACAAAAGGTTGTAAACTGCAGATGGGTGGTTCCGACCAGTGGGGAAATATCACTACCGGTGCCGAATTGATTCGTCGTACGAACGGGGGAGAGGTTTTCGCATTGACTAGTCCGCTGATTACAAAGGCTGACGGTGGCAAGTTTGGTAAGACAGAATCCGGAAATATCTGGCTGGATCCCCGTTATACTTCTCCATATAAGTTCTACCAGTTCTGGCTGAATGTAAGTGATGCTGATGCCGAACGTTATATCAAGATCTTCACTTCCATCGAAAAAGAAGAAATTGAAGCATTGATTGCCGAACATCAGGCAGCTCCACACTTGCGTATCCTTCAGAAGCGTCTTGCCAAGGAAGTGACTGTGATGGTTCACTCGGAAGAAGATTACAACGCAGCGGTAGACGCATCCAACATTCTGTTTGGTAATGCCACTTCCGACGCTTTGCGCAAATTGGACGAAGACACATTGCTGGCTGTATTCGAAGGAGTACCCCAATTTGAAATTTCCCGTGATGCATTGGTAGAAGGAGTGAAGGCAGTAGACCTATTTGTCGATAATGCGGCTGTATTTGCTTCGAAAGGTGAAATGCGTAAGTTGGTTCAAGGCGGCGGCGTTTCGTTGAATAAAGAGAAGCTGGCGGCTTTTGACCAGGTAATTACAACTGCTGACCTGCTCGATGAGAAATATCTGCTTGTTCAGCGCGGTAAAAAGAACTATTATCTGCTGATTGCGAAGTAA